The following proteins come from a genomic window of Thermocrinis jamiesonii:
- the hemH gene encoding ferrochelatase, translating into MERFAVLLLNMGGPDSLDAVEPFLYNLFSDHDIIEIPKLIQKPVAFVISKFRAKKTRHYYELMGGKSPQREQTEMQAKALQKLLPEKFIVKVAMRYWKPFIEEAVKEALQEGAKGFILLPMYPQYSKTTTGSSFNEFDRVYSKLGLNLPVVKIKSYHNHPLYIRAMVENILSSVKKPEEYFFLFTAHSLPVKVIERGDPYKDQTEETVRLIMEHFPKVEYALGYQSKVGPTQWLKPETEELLKKLITSGKKKIVLIPVSFTCEHSETLYELDYLYYNLAKELGVEEFIRVPTLKDHPTYIELLKELTLSAFQELERQPSDSAYTQSKS; encoded by the coding sequence ATGGAAAGATTTGCGGTGCTTTTGCTCAATATGGGCGGTCCCGACTCTTTGGATGCGGTTGAGCCTTTCTTATACAACCTTTTTTCAGACCACGACATAATAGAGATCCCAAAGCTAATCCAAAAGCCTGTTGCCTTTGTTATCTCCAAGTTCAGGGCAAAGAAAACAAGGCATTACTATGAGCTAATGGGAGGGAAATCTCCCCAAAGGGAACAAACGGAAATGCAAGCCAAAGCACTTCAAAAACTACTGCCAGAAAAATTTATAGTCAAGGTAGCAATGAGATATTGGAAACCTTTTATAGAGGAAGCGGTAAAGGAAGCTCTACAGGAGGGTGCAAAGGGCTTTATACTCCTTCCTATGTATCCCCAATATAGCAAAACAACCACCGGCTCTTCTTTCAACGAGTTTGACAGAGTATACAGCAAACTTGGGCTTAACCTTCCGGTAGTCAAAATAAAGTCCTATCACAACCATCCCCTCTACATAAGGGCCATGGTAGAAAACATACTTTCCAGTGTGAAAAAGCCAGAGGAATACTTTTTTCTATTTACCGCCCACAGTCTGCCGGTTAAAGTCATAGAGAGGGGAGATCCGTACAAAGATCAGACGGAAGAGACAGTAAGGCTAATAATGGAGCATTTCCCTAAGGTAGAGTACGCTTTGGGCTATCAGAGTAAGGTAGGACCAACCCAGTGGTTAAAGCCAGAAACAGAAGAGCTTTTGAAAAAACTAATAACTTCTGGAAAAAAGAAAATAGTGCTCATACCTGTTTCTTTTACTTGTGAGCATTCTGAAACCCTTTACGAGCTGGACTATCTTTATTACAACTTGGCAAAGGAGCTTGGAGTGGAAGAGTTTATAAGGGTGCCTACTTTGAAAGACCATCCAACTTATATAGAACTTCTGAAAGAGCTCACTTTAAGTGCTTTTCAAGAGCTTGAAAGGCAACCTTCGGATTCGGCTTACACCCAGTCCAAATCCTGA
- the hisA gene encoding 1-(5-phosphoribosyl)-5-[(5-phosphoribosylamino)methylideneamino]imidazole-4-carboxamide isomerase gives MKDFLIPAIDLKGGKAVRLYKGEEEKVKVYSNNPEEIAKLFEDFGFKRIHVVDLDGAFGNTLKNLEVIKNIRKAFSGVVQVGGGLRELQALKILDEIGIDLFVVGTVAVKSPEVFQEMLDSFPGRIILSVDSKGGKVSVAGWKEGSLYTPEDLAKLYDEKPIWGYLYTVVEKDGTLEGVDVEPYLRFKKFVKKPVLASGGVSSIEDLKKLKGLVEGVIVGKAIYEGKIKLEELE, from the coding sequence TTGAAGGACTTTTTAATCCCAGCCATAGACTTAAAAGGTGGAAAGGCGGTCAGATTATACAAAGGGGAAGAGGAAAAGGTTAAGGTTTATTCCAACAATCCAGAGGAAATTGCCAAGCTGTTTGAAGACTTTGGATTTAAGCGTATCCATGTGGTAGATCTGGACGGTGCCTTTGGTAACACTCTTAAAAATCTGGAAGTTATAAAAAACATCAGAAAAGCTTTTTCTGGTGTTGTGCAGGTTGGAGGAGGTCTGAGAGAATTGCAGGCTTTAAAAATTCTTGATGAGATAGGCATAGATCTTTTTGTGGTGGGCACTGTGGCGGTTAAAAGCCCGGAGGTTTTTCAAGAGATGTTAGATTCCTTTCCAGGAAGGATAATTCTTTCGGTGGATAGCAAAGGTGGTAAGGTTTCTGTGGCGGGATGGAAAGAGGGCAGTTTATATACTCCCGAAGATCTTGCCAAACTTTACGATGAAAAGCCTATATGGGGCTATCTTTACACCGTAGTAGAAAAGGATGGCACCTTGGAAGGTGTGGATGTGGAACCTTACCTTAGGTTTAAGAAATTTGTTAAAAAGCCCGTTCTTGCAAGCGGGGGAGTATCAAGCATAGAGGACCTTAAAAAATTGAAAGGTTTGGTGGAAGGAGTGATAGTTGGAAAGGCTATTTACGAGGGTAAGATAAAGCTGGAAGAATTAGAATAA
- the ftsZ gene encoding cell division protein FtsZ, which yields MDMVNPTRIKVFGIGGGGSNAVNRMYLDMIEGVELFAINTDVQHLASLSVPNKIQIGEKVTRGLGAGARPEIGEQAALEDIDKIKEILRNTDMLFLAVGLGGGTGTGAAPVIAEAAKDMGILTVAVVTKPFNFEGQKRLQVALEGLERLKEVVDTYIVINNQKLVEIAERNFSIKDAFKMVDDVLSKAVRGITSIVVTPALINVDFADVRTVMEKGGLALIGIGEGKGDNKKEFAVDQAIASPLLEGNTVSGARRLLITLWVSEDVAFKDVEETISRIREEAHEDALIIFGAVLEQNKENFMRVAVVATDFENVSQQTQFRVIKKEQKQLPKAVPESVVEPVQPDIEELPAYLRRRRKI from the coding sequence ATGGATATGGTAAATCCAACGAGGATAAAGGTTTTTGGAATTGGAGGAGGTGGGTCTAACGCGGTCAACAGAATGTATCTTGATATGATTGAAGGTGTGGAGCTTTTTGCTATAAATACTGATGTACAGCATCTTGCTTCTCTTTCTGTGCCTAACAAAATACAGATTGGAGAAAAGGTTACGAGAGGTTTGGGTGCGGGTGCCAGACCAGAGATCGGAGAACAGGCAGCACTGGAGGATATAGACAAAATAAAGGAAATTCTCAGAAACACAGATATGTTGTTTTTGGCGGTGGGATTGGGAGGAGGAACAGGAACGGGTGCTGCGCCTGTGATTGCGGAAGCGGCAAAAGATATGGGCATTCTTACTGTTGCGGTAGTTACAAAGCCCTTCAACTTTGAGGGTCAAAAAAGACTGCAGGTCGCATTGGAGGGGTTGGAAAGATTAAAGGAAGTGGTTGACACGTATATAGTGATAAATAACCAAAAGTTAGTGGAGATTGCAGAAAGAAACTTTAGCATAAAGGATGCGTTTAAGATGGTGGATGATGTTTTGTCAAAGGCTGTGAGGGGAATTACGAGCATAGTTGTAACTCCCGCTCTTATAAACGTAGATTTTGCGGATGTGCGCACGGTTATGGAAAAGGGTGGGCTAGCGCTTATAGGTATAGGTGAAGGTAAGGGTGATAACAAAAAAGAATTTGCAGTAGACCAAGCAATAGCAAGCCCACTATTGGAAGGGAATACAGTCTCTGGAGCAAGAAGACTACTTATTACCCTTTGGGTAAGCGAAGATGTAGCCTTTAAAGATGTAGAGGAGACCATAAGTAGAATTAGAGAAGAAGCACACGAAGATGCTCTGATTATATTCGGAGCAGTACTTGAGCAGAACAAAGAAAACTTTATGCGCGTTGCGGTTGTTGCTACGGATTTTGAAAATGTAAGCCAGCAAACACAGTTTCGTGTTATAAAGAAGGAACAAAAACAACTACCAAAAGCGGTGCCGGAATCTGTGGTAGAACCTGTTCAGCCCGATATAGAGGAACTGCCCGCATATCTACGCAGGAGGAGAAAAATTTGA
- the ftsA gene encoding cell division protein FtsA, which yields MKTVASLDLGTSKILALVAEIDNYGDIHVIGIGEAPSKGIEKGQITRLDLAVGSILRAVKEAEEMADVKLNSVNLGISSTVLKSQNEKDTINISPQPVEIDETQIDRIIERTTTRAKEEGYEIISAIPRKFVLDEQEGVLDPVGLLGSKLTAEVHIVKVGTALLRNVEKAVKSSGLNIADKYPSIMASAEAVLTQEEKEEGVLLLDIGAGLTDFILFVEGSPIITGTIPIGGNSITKDIAHFMRISVEQAERVKLEHGFALSDLVNESERVKIKPRGEDKEAMVSKKSLAEVIQIRLEEITDSVLGYIDAQGINLSTINAGVVLTGGSAKLAGLKEFFERYLDLPVRIGYPMGVFGLKERIQDPAYSTAVGLLRLKLKPLYGYSVNYQNSPNLESEGKIKLTGWLNKLKSFFKEVL from the coding sequence ATGAAGACTGTAGCTTCTCTGGACTTGGGCACCAGCAAAATTTTAGCTCTGGTGGCAGAAATTGATAACTACGGAGATATACACGTTATAGGTATAGGTGAAGCGCCAAGTAAAGGAATAGAGAAAGGACAAATAACAAGGTTGGATTTAGCTGTGGGATCCATATTACGTGCAGTAAAAGAAGCCGAAGAAATGGCTGATGTTAAACTCAATTCAGTAAACCTTGGAATCTCTTCTACCGTTTTAAAAAGTCAAAATGAAAAGGATACTATAAATATATCCCCTCAACCTGTGGAAATAGATGAGACTCAGATAGATAGAATTATAGAGAGGACCACAACCAGAGCAAAGGAGGAAGGCTACGAGATAATAAGCGCAATCCCAAGAAAGTTTGTCTTAGATGAACAGGAAGGAGTTCTTGACCCGGTAGGACTTCTTGGATCTAAATTGACTGCGGAGGTGCACATAGTTAAAGTAGGAACTGCTCTTCTTAGAAATGTTGAAAAAGCTGTAAAATCAAGCGGTCTGAATATAGCTGATAAATACCCTTCCATAATGGCAAGCGCGGAAGCAGTGCTAACGCAAGAAGAAAAAGAAGAAGGGGTTTTACTTTTAGACATTGGTGCAGGTCTTACAGATTTTATCCTTTTTGTTGAAGGCTCTCCCATAATAACAGGAACTATACCCATAGGAGGTAACAGTATAACAAAAGACATTGCCCATTTTATGAGGATAAGCGTAGAACAAGCAGAAAGAGTAAAGCTGGAGCATGGTTTTGCGCTATCCGATTTGGTAAATGAGTCAGAGAGGGTTAAAATCAAGCCCAGGGGTGAGGATAAAGAAGCTATGGTTAGTAAAAAAAGCTTAGCTGAAGTAATACAGATAAGGCTAGAAGAAATTACAGACAGTGTTTTAGGATACATAGACGCTCAAGGAATAAACCTTTCTACAATAAATGCGGGTGTTGTCCTAACTGGTGGTTCTGCCAAGCTTGCAGGTTTGAAGGAGTTTTTTGAAAGGTATTTGGACCTACCTGTTAGGATAGGCTACCCTATGGGAGTCTTTGGGTTAAAGGAAAGGATCCAAGATCCAGCTTACTCTACAGCGGTGGGTTTACTTAGATTGAAGTTGAAACCTTTGTATGGTTATTCCGTTAATTATCAAAATTCTCCAAACTTAGAAAGTGAGGGTAAGATAAAACTTACTGGTTGGTTGAACAAATTAAAATCCTTCTTCAAGGAGGTGCTATGA
- a CDS encoding cell division protein FtsQ/DivIB, with product MKEEGKISWKARLEYPLAFVWLIAMSLGGFFLPSSLNTIPLFKIKVIEVVGTQTVSPELISSACYQTAKGNWLFLSSDRLLAEINNLTKNSVEQVKIKRDLGLDGAKIYVEVQERIPIASVVHDTNILLIDHKGEFFYNPAIESPLPVVYTFSFDYIKKHFPNLKAFIDFVKEIDPKIKEIYVTDRSTIVYISSNKIVLPPISKLDLSMFDRIRKVYNKLEMKSTNVLMISESMAIIKEGE from the coding sequence ATGAAAGAGGAGGGGAAAATAAGTTGGAAAGCTCGACTTGAGTATCCCTTAGCCTTTGTATGGCTTATAGCTATGTCTTTAGGTGGATTCTTTTTACCGAGCTCTTTAAACACAATACCATTATTTAAGATAAAGGTAATTGAAGTTGTTGGAACACAAACAGTATCACCAGAGCTTATTTCTTCAGCTTGTTATCAAACGGCAAAGGGTAATTGGTTGTTTTTGAGCTCTGATAGACTCTTGGCTGAGATCAATAACCTTACTAAAAACTCTGTAGAGCAAGTAAAGATAAAAAGAGATTTAGGGTTGGATGGTGCTAAGATTTACGTTGAGGTTCAAGAAAGAATACCCATAGCTTCTGTAGTCCATGATACTAATATTTTGCTAATTGACCATAAAGGTGAATTTTTTTATAACCCAGCGATAGAAAGCCCATTGCCAGTTGTGTATACTTTTTCTTTTGATTACATAAAAAAACACTTCCCTAATCTAAAGGCCTTTATAGATTTCGTAAAAGAAATAGACCCGAAAATAAAAGAGATATATGTAACTGATAGAAGCACTATTGTATACATATCCAGTAATAAGATAGTCTTGCCCCCAATTAGCAAATTAGACTTGTCTATGTTCGATAGAATCAGAAAAGTTTATAATAAACTTGAAATGAAGTCTACAAACGTTCTTATGATTTCGGAGAGCATGGCTATTATAAAGGAGGGCGAATGA
- a CDS encoding D-alanine--D-alanine ligase family protein encodes MKVVVLMGGRSAEREISLKTGQAVLKALQELGHEAIALDLEDSICEKLRQIKPDKVFIALHGPYGEDGRIQGLLDILGIPYVGSGVLGSALAMDKDTTKKILRFHNIPTPDWIAVRYGEKPVWDRFPAVVKPSDQGSSVGLFVVNNQEELEKALEELWKITKKAIVEEFIEGREITVGILKQQTLPPIEIKPKKGIYDYESKYTKGMSEYEFLEEEELAKELENLAIKAHNALELKDMSRVDFRVDKSGRPFVLEINTIPGMTELSLFPMACRKKGIDFKLMISMLIC; translated from the coding sequence TTGAAAGTAGTAGTCCTTATGGGTGGAAGGTCTGCGGAGCGTGAGATTTCGCTAAAAACAGGCCAAGCGGTTTTAAAGGCTTTGCAAGAGCTTGGACACGAAGCCATAGCCTTAGACCTGGAGGACTCAATATGCGAAAAGCTCAGACAGATAAAGCCGGATAAAGTATTTATAGCTTTGCACGGTCCCTACGGAGAGGATGGAAGGATTCAGGGACTTTTGGACATTCTTGGCATCCCATACGTAGGTTCTGGCGTTCTCGGTAGTGCCTTAGCTATGGATAAAGATACCACAAAGAAGATTTTAAGATTTCATAATATACCTACACCGGATTGGATAGCAGTAAGGTATGGAGAAAAACCCGTATGGGATAGGTTTCCCGCAGTAGTAAAACCTTCCGATCAAGGGTCAAGCGTTGGACTTTTTGTGGTAAATAACCAAGAGGAGTTAGAAAAAGCCTTGGAAGAATTATGGAAGATTACAAAAAAAGCTATCGTAGAAGAGTTCATAGAGGGAAGGGAAATAACCGTAGGAATACTAAAACAGCAGACACTGCCACCCATAGAGATAAAACCAAAGAAGGGTATATACGACTACGAAAGCAAATATACCAAGGGTATGAGCGAGTATGAGTTTTTGGAAGAAGAAGAATTAGCAAAAGAGCTGGAGAATCTGGCTATAAAAGCCCACAATGCCCTTGAATTGAAGGACATGTCCAGAGTAGATTTTAGGGTAGACAAAAGTGGCAGACCCTTTGTTCTTGAAATTAACACCATACCTGGAATGACAGAACTAAGCTTATTTCCTATGGCTTGTAGAAAAAAAGGTATTGACTTTAAGCTGATGATATCTATGTTAATATGTTAA
- the murB gene encoding UDP-N-acetylmuramate dehydrogenase codes for MKLYKDVPLSAYTTIRVGGLAKFMAYPKSFEDVKECINISQWEDIPIFVLGRGANTVFGDFYGMVINTKFLNGLRVRDIGCGLEVIAQAGVPLTALVDLGLKENLEGIYKLAGFPATVGGAIAMNAGAFGYEISNHLKSVKFMLYSGEVVQERRENLEFSYRRSPFPEKGIVLEAVFFFPKADYPIYQEYESIRLRRKQTQPVQVPTAGSTFKNPPSYSAGRLLEEVGMKGYRLGNIAFSEKHANFLVNLGKASFEEVIKIIDVAKRRVFEEFGIELEEEVRLIESSSPYGWKVCGA; via the coding sequence ATGAAGCTCTATAAGGATGTTCCCCTCTCTGCTTACACCACCATAAGGGTTGGCGGTCTGGCAAAGTTTATGGCTTATCCCAAAAGCTTTGAAGATGTAAAAGAATGTATAAACATATCCCAATGGGAAGATATACCCATATTTGTGCTTGGCAGAGGCGCAAATACTGTATTTGGAGACTTTTACGGAATGGTCATAAACACTAAGTTTTTGAATGGCCTTAGAGTAAGGGATATTGGTTGTGGTTTGGAGGTAATAGCGCAGGCTGGCGTGCCTTTAACTGCGTTGGTTGATCTTGGGTTAAAAGAAAACCTTGAGGGTATATACAAACTCGCTGGCTTTCCTGCTACAGTAGGTGGAGCAATAGCTATGAATGCGGGTGCCTTTGGCTACGAAATTTCAAACCATTTAAAGTCCGTAAAGTTCATGCTTTACAGCGGAGAAGTTGTGCAAGAACGTAGGGAAAACTTAGAATTTTCCTACAGAAGGTCCCCTTTTCCTGAAAAAGGAATAGTTTTAGAGGCGGTTTTCTTTTTTCCAAAGGCAGACTATCCAATATATCAGGAATACGAAAGCATAAGGCTAAGGAGAAAACAAACCCAACCTGTTCAGGTGCCAACTGCTGGCTCTACCTTTAAAAATCCACCTTCCTACAGCGCAGGTAGGCTTTTAGAGGAAGTTGGTATGAAGGGCTACAGGTTGGGAAACATAGCATTTTCCGAAAAACACGCAAACTTTCTTGTGAACTTAGGAAAGGCAAGCTTTGAAGAGGTGATTAAAATTATTGATGTAGCAAAAAGAAGGGTTTTTGAAGAGTTTGGTATCGAGCTTGAGGAGGAGGTAAGGTTAATTGAAAGTAGTAGTCCTTATGGGTGGAAGGTCTGCGGAGCGTGA
- the alr gene encoding alanine racemase, translating to MSRSILTIDSKALEFNIKSLSKFSKKPVIAVVKSDAYGVGVKHIAKILEGIKEVEFFAVACVEEGLELRELGIKKPILILGGVLKGEEKAIKEYSLTPVVSHPEHLKPLEGLNVPIHVKYDTGMGRLGFLEEIIDDPRVEGVLTHLSSPAEEEFSKKQIEKFKNILKHYKNVKYVHLESSAGVIYKVPYATHIRVGLAIYGEKPLSNYPVQLTQVLSLKARLISVKRLPKGYSISYSRTYKLERDALVGVIAFGYADGMMKSLSNRGKVYYKGKALDIIGNVTMDMTMVDLTGTDAKVGDWVEIVGPHQSFTDLAKMAGTIPYEIMCNLSRRIKREVL from the coding sequence ATGTCGCGGAGCATCTTAACCATAGACAGCAAAGCCCTTGAGTTCAACATAAAAAGTCTTTCAAAGTTTTCCAAAAAGCCAGTTATAGCGGTAGTAAAGTCCGATGCCTATGGAGTAGGAGTAAAACATATAGCAAAGATATTAGAAGGTATTAAAGAAGTGGAGTTTTTTGCGGTTGCCTGCGTGGAAGAAGGTTTGGAGCTGAGAGAGCTCGGTATAAAAAAACCTATACTTATTCTTGGTGGTGTGCTAAAGGGGGAAGAAAAGGCTATCAAGGAATACTCTCTTACGCCGGTAGTTTCCCACCCTGAACATTTAAAACCTTTGGAAGGGCTAAACGTTCCTATTCATGTAAAATACGACACGGGGATGGGAAGGCTTGGCTTTTTGGAAGAAATCATAGATGATCCGAGAGTGGAAGGGGTTTTAACTCACTTATCTTCTCCCGCAGAGGAGGAATTTTCCAAAAAACAGATAGAAAAGTTTAAGAACATTCTCAAACATTACAAAAACGTCAAATACGTCCATCTTGAAAGCTCGGCAGGAGTCATCTATAAGGTCCCTTACGCTACTCACATAAGGGTAGGCCTTGCAATATACGGAGAAAAGCCCCTTAGTAATTATCCTGTCCAGCTAACACAGGTCCTTAGTCTAAAGGCAAGGTTGATATCCGTAAAAAGGCTTCCAAAGGGATACTCCATATCTTATTCAAGAACTTACAAACTTGAAAGGGATGCTTTGGTAGGTGTGATTGCCTTTGGTTATGCGGATGGGATGATGAAAAGCCTTTCAAACAGGGGTAAGGTTTATTACAAAGGTAAAGCCTTGGATATCATAGGAAACGTAACTATGGATATGACCATGGTAGATCTGACTGGGACTGACGCAAAGGTTGGAGATTGGGTGGAGATAGTGGGTCCGCATCAAAGCTTTACAGACCTTGCCAAGATGGCAGGAACCATACCTTACGAAATAATGTGCAATTTATCAAGGAGAATAAAGAGAGAAGTTTTATAA
- a CDS encoding menaquinone biosynthesis decarboxylase, producing the protein MPYKDLREFLKRLEREGELARIKLEVSPILEITEITDRVCKMPKGGKALLFEKVKDYSIPVLTNMLGSEKRIKLALGYERLEDIGWKLYKLLRPEIPHTFLEKLKRLPELKKLNDALPKTVKDGPVRDVIKKDNIDILEFPILQCWPEDGGRYITFGQVITKDPESGIRNVGLYRVQVLSPTELALHWQIHKDGNHHYWKAKRLGKRLEVAIAIGGDPVLSYVSSAPLPPEVDEYLFAGLIREEGVELVKGLTVDLEYPAYAEIVIEGYVDPEEPLVDEGPFGDHTGFYTPVDKYPKMHITAILHRKDPIYLATIVGKPPQEDKYIGWATERIFLPLIKFNLPEVVDYHLPAEGCFHNFCFVSIKKRYPGHAFKVAYALLGLGLMSLTKHVVVFDEDIDVHDFAQVLWAWGNNVDPIRDVQILKGPIDVLDHSTNEVGFGGKMIIDATSKWRSEGYTRVWPKEIRMSEEVKKKIDELWNKLGLN; encoded by the coding sequence ATGCCTTACAAGGATCTGAGGGAATTTTTAAAAAGGCTTGAAAGGGAAGGAGAACTGGCAAGGATAAAGCTTGAGGTTTCTCCTATACTTGAGATTACAGAAATAACGGATAGGGTTTGCAAGATGCCAAAAGGAGGGAAAGCCCTTCTTTTTGAGAAAGTCAAGGACTACTCTATTCCAGTGCTTACCAACATGCTTGGCTCTGAAAAAAGAATAAAGCTTGCCCTTGGTTATGAAAGGCTGGAAGACATAGGTTGGAAGCTATACAAACTCTTAAGGCCAGAAATTCCCCACACTTTTTTAGAAAAGCTAAAACGCCTGCCTGAGCTTAAAAAGTTAAACGACGCTTTGCCCAAAACTGTAAAAGACGGTCCGGTTAGGGATGTGATAAAAAAAGATAACATAGACATCTTAGAGTTTCCTATTCTTCAGTGCTGGCCAGAAGACGGGGGAAGATACATCACCTTTGGACAGGTGATCACCAAGGATCCAGAAAGCGGGATAAGGAACGTGGGGCTATACAGGGTACAGGTTTTGTCTCCCACAGAGCTTGCCCTTCATTGGCAAATTCACAAGGATGGAAATCACCACTATTGGAAGGCAAAAAGGTTGGGTAAGCGCCTTGAGGTCGCTATTGCCATAGGTGGAGATCCTGTGCTATCTTACGTGTCCTCTGCCCCTCTTCCGCCAGAGGTGGATGAATATCTCTTTGCAGGCCTGATAAGAGAGGAGGGGGTGGAACTTGTAAAGGGTTTAACGGTAGATTTAGAATATCCAGCCTATGCGGAGATAGTCATAGAGGGGTACGTGGATCCAGAGGAGCCTTTGGTGGATGAAGGTCCCTTTGGGGATCACACGGGTTTTTACACCCCGGTGGATAAATACCCAAAAATGCACATAACCGCCATACTCCACAGAAAGGACCCAATATACCTTGCAACCATTGTGGGAAAACCACCCCAAGAGGACAAATACATAGGCTGGGCTACAGAAAGGATATTTTTACCTCTAATAAAGTTCAACCTGCCTGAGGTGGTAGATTATCATCTTCCCGCAGAGGGTTGTTTTCATAACTTCTGCTTTGTTTCTATAAAAAAGCGCTATCCGGGGCATGCCTTTAAGGTTGCGTATGCCTTGCTTGGTTTGGGTTTGATGTCTTTGACAAAGCATGTGGTGGTTTTTGATGAGGACATAGACGTTCATGACTTTGCGCAGGTGCTTTGGGCTTGGGGCAACAACGTGGATCCTATCAGAGACGTGCAGATCCTAAAGGGTCCCATAGATGTTTTGGACCACAGCACCAACGAGGTAGGTTTCGGTGGAAAGATGATCATAGACGCTACATCAAAGTGGAGAAGTGAAGGCTACACAAGAGTTTGGCCGAAAGAAATAAGGATGTCCGAGGAAGTAAAGAAAAAAATAGACGAGCTTTGGAATAAGCTTGGGTTAAATTAA
- the purF gene encoding amidophosphoribosyltransferase, whose translation MCGIFGIFGVENAENYAFYGIYALQHRGQESVGIAVSDFENIKLVKKPGLVLSAIRKEDLEGVSGFLAIAHVRYATAGRSGDFNAQPFLKKTVLGEVAVAHNGNLTNFRSLKEELLRMGESFEYDSDTELFLSLIGKGKEVPKGITLHPEDREYLPYLFYVLKKVSGAYSVLFLLKDKLIAVRDPYGFRPLLMGRLKNAVLFASESCAFDILGAELWREVKPGELIVVDKKGIRSYLFSQSPKKAMCIFEFVYFSKPESFIFNDWVYTIRKKMGEVLALEEDVSADVVVPVPDSGVVPAIGFSQKSGIPLELGLIRNHYVGRSFIEPTQELRDVRVLMKLNPNPSVLKNKRVIVIDDSLVRGTTSKKIVSMLRKAGAKEVHMRIASPPVIGPCYYGIDTPTKEELIATKFSVEEIAKFIGADSLRYLSLEGLRSCVEDYRNFCDACFSGVYPIEVEPEVERLR comes from the coding sequence ATGTGCGGTATCTTTGGCATCTTTGGTGTGGAAAATGCAGAAAATTATGCCTTTTACGGCATATACGCCCTTCAACATAGAGGACAGGAAAGCGTAGGCATAGCGGTGTCGGATTTTGAAAACATAAAGCTGGTGAAAAAGCCCGGATTGGTGCTTTCAGCCATAAGGAAAGAGGATCTTGAAGGTGTAAGTGGTTTCCTTGCTATAGCTCATGTAAGGTATGCAACCGCGGGAAGATCGGGAGACTTCAACGCTCAACCCTTTTTGAAAAAGACAGTCTTAGGTGAAGTTGCGGTAGCCCACAACGGAAACCTAACTAACTTTAGAAGTCTAAAGGAAGAGCTTTTGAGAATGGGAGAAAGCTTTGAATATGATTCAGATACTGAGCTCTTTCTTTCACTGATAGGAAAAGGAAAGGAGGTACCAAAAGGTATAACGCTTCATCCGGAAGATAGGGAATACCTGCCCTATCTGTTTTATGTCTTAAAGAAAGTTAGCGGTGCCTACAGCGTTCTATTTCTTTTGAAAGACAAACTCATTGCGGTTAGGGATCCTTACGGCTTTAGACCGCTTCTTATGGGAAGGTTAAAAAATGCAGTGCTGTTTGCGTCTGAAAGCTGTGCCTTTGATATACTGGGTGCGGAACTTTGGAGAGAAGTAAAGCCCGGGGAGTTAATAGTGGTAGATAAAAAGGGCATAAGAAGCTATCTTTTCTCTCAATCTCCAAAAAAGGCTATGTGTATTTTTGAGTTTGTGTATTTTTCAAAGCCGGAGAGCTTTATCTTCAACGATTGGGTTTATACAATAAGGAAGAAGATGGGGGAAGTGCTGGCTTTGGAAGAAGATGTATCTGCAGACGTAGTGGTGCCAGTGCCTGATTCTGGAGTGGTGCCTGCAATAGGCTTTTCCCAAAAAAGCGGTATTCCCTTAGAGCTTGGTCTTATCAGAAACCACTATGTGGGAAGGAGCTTTATAGAACCTACACAGGAACTTAGAGACGTAAGGGTTCTGATGAAGCTAAATCCCAATCCTTCCGTTTTGAAAAACAAAAGGGTAATAGTTATAGATGACTCTTTGGTAAGGGGAACTACTTCCAAGAAGATAGTTAGCATGTTAAGAAAGGCTGGTGCAAAGGAAGTTCATATGCGTATAGCATCACCGCCGGTTATAGGTCCCTGCTATTACGGCATAGACACACCCACAAAAGAAGAGCTAATAGCTACCAAGTTCAGCGTGGAAGAAATAGCTAAATTCATAGGTGCAGATTCTCTTAGGTATTTGTCCCTTGAAGGTTTAAGAAGTTGTGTTGAGGATTACAGAAACTTTTGCGATGCTTGTTTTAGTGGTGTCTATCCAATAGAGGTTGAGCCTGAGGTTGAGAGGTTAAGGTAG